Genomic DNA from Thermotoga sp.:
TGAAGACGACTCATGGAAAAAAGGTACTTCCTGATGATTACAAAGGAAAGTGGTTCATCCTCTTTAGCCATCCAGGTGATTTTACTCCGGTGTGTACCACAGAATTCTTTGCGTTCCAGAAAAGGTACGATGAATTCAGAAAACTGAACACGGAACTCGTAGGTTTAAGCATCGATCAGGTGTTCTCACACATCAAATGGATTGAGTGGATAAAGGAAAAACTGGGGATTGAGATCGAATTTCCCGTCATAGCAGACGATCTTGGAGAGTTATCCAAGAGGCTGGGTTTGATACATCCAAAGAAGGGAACCGGCACCGTGAGGGCGGTCTTTATTGTTGATCCCAGCGGAATAATCAGGGCGATCATTTACTATCCACCAGAGGTAGGGAGGAACATCGACGAAATTTTGAGAGCAGTAAAGGCCCTCCAGGTTTCCGATGAGAGGAAAGTGGCGATTCCAGCCAACTGGCCAGAGAACGAAATAGTGAAAGACGCCGTGATAATTCCTCCTCCAGGAAGTATAGAAGAAGCCAGAGAAAGGCTTGAATCTAAAGAACACGAGTGTTTGGACTGGTGGTTCTGTTATAAGAAGTTGTAAACTCATAAATTCAAAGGGCTCCGAATGGAGCCCTTTTTTAATTTTTTTCCGGACCTCTGGTAGGGCAAAAAAGTGGGAAGTTTGGAAAAATATGATACTCTTTCAAAGCTCGACTTTCTTAATCTCCTGGGGAATGGGAAAACTGGATCCGTAACCGTTAACATATCCGTATGGCCTGTTTCTGCTATGATCTTGGAAATTTACGGGTTTAATACACCCGTTTTTTTCATCTTCTCCCTCCTTTTGGTTTTGCTGTTTCTCTAATTACCAGTTTTGTTTCAAGAACAACATTAGTTTCAATGTTTGGCTTGCTATTTATCAATCGGTAAAGTATTTTCGCCGCTTCGTATCCCATCTCGTAGAAGGGTTGCCTTACTGTTGTGAGTGAAGGTTTATAATGTTTGCTAAAAGGAAGGTCATCGAAACCAGTAACACTAACGTCATC
This window encodes:
- a CDS encoding peroxiredoxin yields the protein MEGRIPLLGEEFPRVEVKTTHGKKVLPDDYKGKWFILFSHPGDFTPVCTTEFFAFQKRYDEFRKLNTELVGLSIDQVFSHIKWIEWIKEKLGIEIEFPVIADDLGELSKRLGLIHPKKGTGTVRAVFIVDPSGIIRAIIYYPPEVGRNIDEILRAVKALQVSDERKVAIPANWPENEIVKDAVIIPPPGSIEEARERLESKEHECLDWWFCYKKL